In Microbacterium galbinum, a single window of DNA contains:
- the pknB gene encoding Stk1 family PASTA domain-containing Ser/Thr kinase: MSTEPRVLAGRYRVDELIGHGGMAKVYRGYDLTLGREVAIKILDPDLARDTAFRTRFRLEAQAASRMSHPSIVRVFDAGDSAADASSDDPPYIVMELVKGTLLKDIIAAGPVPLDDTIRYVDGILEALNYSHRAGVVHRDIKPGNVMVTPDGKVKVMDFGIARAVSDSSSTVAETTQIIGTAAYFSPEQAKGEPVDARADLYSTGVVLYELLTGRQPFRGESPVAVAYQHVSETPVPPTELNEDSPGALDPIVLRALAKDPYQRYPDAAHFRSALDAAVAGEAPTRKQLGALTSELYGANPRQAQETARSLRQLSTDTTMARTQSGPPVAWIWAGVALLAVLIASVLFWVVTMRPPEVPQTARVVPDLVDVASDRAQADLSELDLEAKLVLETSSDIAEGNVTRTDPQAGVAVAKGDLVTIYVSTGQETVAVPAIEGMALDAARQALADAGLELGTVIQRNEPEIAGDTVIESSQPADAEVAPGTVVNLVVASGKMALYNLAGFTVDAAKQELEKIGLVPSPVDQGECAPKEVPNTVLSMSAAPGDVAIGTTVELRFCSTAPAG; encoded by the coding sequence GTGTCCACAGAGCCACGCGTTCTCGCGGGTAGGTACCGCGTCGACGAGCTCATCGGGCACGGCGGCATGGCGAAGGTCTACCGCGGGTACGACCTGACCCTCGGGCGCGAGGTCGCGATCAAGATCCTCGATCCCGACCTGGCGCGCGACACCGCGTTCCGCACCCGGTTCCGGCTCGAGGCGCAGGCGGCGTCGCGCATGTCGCACCCCTCGATCGTGCGCGTCTTCGACGCGGGCGATTCGGCGGCGGACGCCTCGTCCGACGATCCGCCCTACATCGTGATGGAACTCGTCAAGGGGACGCTGCTCAAGGACATCATCGCGGCCGGCCCCGTGCCCCTCGACGACACGATCCGCTACGTCGACGGCATCCTCGAGGCGCTGAACTACTCGCACCGTGCCGGCGTCGTGCACCGCGACATCAAGCCGGGCAACGTCATGGTCACGCCCGACGGCAAGGTCAAGGTGATGGACTTCGGCATCGCCCGTGCCGTCTCGGACTCCTCGTCGACGGTCGCCGAGACCACGCAGATCATCGGAACGGCCGCGTACTTCTCCCCCGAGCAGGCCAAGGGCGAGCCCGTCGACGCGCGCGCCGACCTCTACTCCACCGGCGTGGTGCTCTACGAACTGCTCACCGGTCGTCAGCCCTTCCGCGGCGAATCGCCCGTGGCCGTCGCCTACCAGCACGTCAGCGAGACCCCGGTGCCGCCGACCGAGCTCAACGAGGACTCCCCGGGCGCCCTCGATCCGATCGTGCTGCGCGCTCTCGCCAAGGACCCGTACCAGCGGTACCCGGATGCCGCGCACTTCCGCTCGGCCCTCGACGCCGCGGTCGCGGGCGAGGCTCCGACGCGCAAGCAGCTGGGCGCACTCACGAGCGAGCTCTACGGTGCCAACCCGCGCCAGGCGCAGGAGACGGCTCGATCGCTGCGCCAGCTCAGCACCGACACGACGATGGCGCGCACGCAGTCCGGCCCGCCGGTGGCGTGGATCTGGGCCGGTGTGGCCCTTCTCGCCGTGCTCATCGCCTCGGTGCTGTTCTGGGTGGTCACAATGCGTCCCCCCGAGGTGCCGCAGACCGCTCGCGTGGTGCCCGACCTGGTCGACGTCGCCTCCGACCGCGCCCAGGCCGATCTCTCCGAACTCGATCTCGAGGCGAAACTGGTGCTCGAGACGAGCTCCGACATCGCCGAGGGCAACGTCACGCGCACCGATCCGCAGGCCGGTGTCGCCGTCGCGAAGGGCGACCTGGTCACCATCTACGTCTCGACGGGTCAGGAGACGGTCGCCGTCCCGGCCATCGAGGGCATGGCGCTCGATGCCGCCCGTCAGGCACTGGCGGATGCCGGACTCGAACTCGGCACGGTCATCCAGAGGAACGAACCCGAGATCGCGGGCGACACGGTCATCGAGTCGAGCCAGCCCGCCGACGCCGAGGTCGCGCCCGGAACCGTGGTCAACCTCGTCGTCGCGAGCGGCAAGATGGCTCTCTATAACCTCGCGGGCTTCACGGTCGACGCGGCGAAGCAGGAGCTCGAGAAAATCGGTCTCGTGCCCAGCCCGGTCGACCAAGGTGAGTGCGCGCCGAAAGAGGTCCCGAACACTGTGCTGTCGATGTCCGCGGCGCCCGGTGACGTGGCGATCGGGACAACCGTCGAGCTGCGCTTCTGCTCGACCGCCCCCGCAGGCTGA
- a CDS encoding anthranilate synthase component II, translating to MTRVLVVDNHDSFVHTLVGYLHELGAETSMIEADAVDAAELDALLPEFDALLLSPGPGTPADAGVSVDAVRLAAERRMPLLGVCLGHQAIGEAFGAPVTAAPELMHGMVSAVVHDGSALFDGIRSPFDVGRYHSLGVAASDLPKALRVTAHTASGTVMGIAHRDLPIVGVQFHPESVLTESGYRLLANWLALAGDTDAVARSAGLTALV from the coding sequence ATGACCCGGGTGCTCGTGGTCGACAACCACGACAGCTTCGTGCACACCCTGGTCGGCTACCTCCACGAGCTCGGCGCCGAGACCTCGATGATCGAGGCGGACGCCGTCGACGCCGCCGAACTCGACGCGCTCCTTCCGGAGTTCGACGCCCTGCTCCTCTCCCCCGGCCCCGGCACCCCGGCGGACGCCGGAGTGTCGGTGGATGCCGTACGACTCGCGGCCGAACGACGGATGCCGCTGCTCGGCGTCTGCCTCGGGCACCAGGCGATCGGCGAGGCCTTCGGCGCCCCGGTGACCGCTGCGCCCGAGCTCATGCACGGCATGGTGTCGGCGGTCGTGCACGACGGGTCGGCGCTGTTCGACGGCATCCGCTCCCCCTTCGACGTCGGGCGGTATCACTCGCTCGGGGTCGCGGCATCCGATCTGCCCAAGGCGCTGCGCGTGACCGCGCACACGGCGTCCGGCACCGTCATGGGCATCGCGCACCGCGACCTTCCGATCGTCGGTGTGCAGTTCCACCCCGAGAGCGTGCTCACCGAGAGCGGCTATCGCCTGCTGGCGAACTGGCTCGCCCTCGCCGGCGACACGGATGCCGTGGCGCGGTCGGCGGGCCTCACCGCCCTGGTGTGA
- a CDS encoding class E sortase, translating into MTASVVPGGRRARRSRRRSRATFASVLGELLLTAGVLVLLFVAWQMWIGDIIIAAQKNEEGAAVSAEWAAGPTPELPPLVEGDDGSTYYEPVIPAAPADTEQLGQMHIPRFGADYNYGIYGGTTRARTLDNLGIGVYTNSKMPGEVGNFAMAGHRTTWGKPFNQLDKLQIGDAIVVETKDGWFTYRFRTLEYVKPTQTDVLADVPQMPEVATGERYITLTACSPLYSLAERIVAYGVFESFQPRAEGPPPALTDPPPPPAAPSI; encoded by the coding sequence ATGACTGCATCCGTCGTGCCTGGGGGGCGACGCGCGCGACGGTCCCGTCGACGTTCGCGCGCCACGTTCGCGAGCGTTCTCGGGGAGCTCCTGCTCACCGCCGGCGTACTCGTTCTGTTGTTCGTCGCGTGGCAGATGTGGATCGGCGACATCATCATCGCCGCCCAGAAGAACGAAGAGGGCGCGGCCGTCTCGGCGGAGTGGGCCGCAGGTCCCACGCCCGAGCTCCCCCCGCTCGTCGAAGGCGACGACGGCTCGACGTATTACGAGCCGGTGATCCCCGCAGCACCGGCCGACACCGAGCAGCTCGGTCAGATGCACATCCCGCGTTTCGGTGCCGACTACAACTACGGCATCTACGGCGGCACGACGCGTGCCCGCACGCTCGACAACCTCGGCATCGGCGTCTACACGAACTCGAAGATGCCGGGCGAGGTCGGCAACTTCGCGATGGCCGGGCACCGCACGACCTGGGGCAAGCCGTTCAACCAGCTCGACAAGCTCCAGATCGGCGACGCGATCGTCGTCGAGACGAAGGACGGTTGGTTCACCTACCGCTTCCGCACCCTCGAGTACGTCAAGCCGACGCAGACCGACGTGCTCGCCGACGTGCCGCAGATGCCCGAGGTCGCGACCGGTGAGCGCTACATCACCCTCACCGCGTGCTCTCCCCTGTACTCGCTGGCTGAGCGCATCGTCGCCTACGGAGTGTTCGAGAGCTTCCAGCCCCGTGCCGAGGGTCCGCCCCCGGCACTGACCGACCCGCCGCCGCCCCCGGCCGCACCGTCCATCTAG
- a CDS encoding cell division protein CrgA encodes MARDRKTEEPAVERAEGDAAPNAVWFKPVMIGFMLLGLAWILVFYISGQQFPIPGLGNWNLGIGLGIALIGFLMTTRWR; translated from the coding sequence ATGGCACGAGACCGAAAGACCGAAGAACCCGCTGTCGAGCGCGCCGAAGGCGACGCCGCTCCCAACGCCGTGTGGTTCAAGCCGGTGATGATCGGCTTCATGCTGCTGGGCCTCGCGTGGATCCTCGTGTTCTACATCTCGGGCCAGCAGTTCCCGATCCCGGGCCTCGGCAACTGGAACCTCGGCATCGGCCTGGGCATCGCGCTGATCGGTTTCCTCATGACCACGCGCTGGCGCTGA
- a CDS encoding rhomboid family intramembrane serine protease encodes MTTPEFASNRDNFCYRHPDRQSFVLCQRCLRTICGECQTPAAVGVICPECMKAERKNRTPAQKRAERRWGGGSTAAVMGTTRSGRPLVTYALLAVTSLVGLIQLIPGVGEALTQQMVFAAAYLYPDLSGAPFQPWRLLTAVFAHGGFIHLALNMLALWLIGQSLEPMLGRVRFLALYLISGLGGSVMVALLDPSQPTVGASGAIFGMMAALLIIGRHIGANVTGLLVILGINFVYGLFFGGGRISWQAHLGGLVVGALVAYIIVKTKRREQRIWQIVALAALTVVLLVVVFVVPPLIILA; translated from the coding sequence ATGACGACGCCTGAGTTCGCGAGCAATCGCGACAACTTCTGTTACCGGCATCCGGATCGGCAGAGCTTCGTGCTCTGCCAGCGCTGCCTGCGCACGATCTGCGGCGAATGCCAGACGCCCGCCGCGGTCGGGGTGATCTGCCCCGAGTGCATGAAGGCCGAGCGCAAGAACCGCACCCCCGCGCAGAAGCGCGCCGAGCGACGCTGGGGTGGCGGTTCGACGGCCGCCGTCATGGGGACCACCCGCAGCGGACGCCCTCTGGTCACGTACGCCCTCCTGGCGGTGACCTCGTTGGTCGGTCTCATCCAGCTCATTCCCGGGGTGGGCGAGGCGCTCACGCAGCAGATGGTGTTCGCGGCGGCGTACCTCTACCCCGATCTGTCCGGAGCGCCTTTCCAGCCCTGGCGCCTGCTCACGGCGGTGTTCGCGCACGGCGGGTTCATCCATCTCGCCCTCAACATGCTCGCGCTGTGGTTGATCGGCCAGAGCCTCGAGCCCATGCTCGGGCGGGTGCGCTTCCTCGCGCTCTACCTGATCAGTGGTCTCGGTGGCTCGGTGATGGTCGCCCTTCTCGACCCGAGTCAGCCGACGGTCGGAGCATCCGGTGCGATCTTCGGCATGATGGCGGCTCTGCTCATCATCGGCCGCCACATCGGAGCCAATGTCACCGGACTCCTGGTGATCCTGGGCATCAATTTCGTCTATGGACTCTTCTTCGGCGGCGGGCGCATCTCGTGGCAGGCCCATCTCGGCGGACTCGTCGTGGGCGCGCTCGTGGCCTACATCATCGTCAAGACGAAGCGGCGAGAGCAGCGGATCTGGCAGATCGTCGCTCTGGCGGCGCTGACGGTCGTGCTGCTCGTCGTGGTCTTCGTCGTTCCACCGCTGATCATTCTGGCCTGA
- a CDS encoding peptidylprolyl isomerase, whose translation MPHASHVATLHTNHGDIVINLFGDQAPKTVKNFVGLADGTQEWTNPATGKPGEGPLYKDVIFHRIIPNFMIQGGDPLGQGVGGPGYNFNDEINAELNFDQPYILAMANAGLRRNAITGEVEGTNGSQFFITTDPTPWLKGKHTIFGEVADDASKAVVDKIGSVPTAAGDRPIEPVVLQSIDIVAA comes from the coding sequence ATGCCTCACGCTTCCCATGTCGCAACCCTGCACACCAACCACGGTGACATCGTCATCAACCTCTTCGGCGACCAGGCCCCGAAGACGGTCAAGAACTTCGTCGGCCTCGCCGACGGCACCCAGGAGTGGACGAACCCCGCGACCGGTAAGCCGGGCGAGGGTCCCCTCTACAAGGACGTCATCTTCCACCGCATCATCCCGAACTTCATGATCCAGGGCGGCGACCCGCTCGGTCAGGGCGTCGGCGGTCCGGGCTACAACTTCAACGACGAGATCAACGCCGAGCTCAACTTCGACCAGCCGTACATCCTCGCGATGGCGAACGCCGGCTTGCGCCGCAACGCCATCACGGGCGAGGTCGAGGGCACGAACGGCTCGCAGTTCTTCATCACCACCGACCCGACCCCGTGGCTCAAGGGCAAGCACACGATCTTCGGCGAGGTCGCCGATGACGCCTCGAAGGCCGTCGTCGACAAGATCGGCTCGGTTCCCACCGCTGCCGGCGACCGCCCGATCGAGCCCGTCGTGCTCCAGTCGATCGACATCGTCGCGGCCTGA
- a CDS encoding DNA helicase: MSLSRKRKKQLRRLQKDANQLWEAQQELVGHAAGVAREASHQLGHSYREQVVPVVQDAYNRRVAPVVDRGVKIGKHVVDDKVVPIVGGVVGTALSAWDVANNKRHGIVAPVSKKIKKAQKAHQKKQQQSSGLGSIVALILGAAAAAAVLYAAWTALRADDELWVADDPLSAPDA; the protein is encoded by the coding sequence GTGAGCCTCAGCCGCAAGCGGAAGAAGCAACTGCGTCGTCTTCAGAAGGACGCGAACCAGCTCTGGGAGGCGCAGCAGGAGCTCGTCGGGCACGCTGCCGGCGTCGCCCGAGAGGCCAGCCACCAGCTCGGACACTCCTACCGGGAGCAGGTCGTGCCGGTCGTGCAGGACGCCTACAACCGTCGCGTCGCCCCCGTGGTCGACCGCGGCGTGAAGATCGGCAAGCACGTCGTCGACGACAAGGTCGTGCCGATCGTCGGAGGCGTCGTGGGCACGGCACTCAGCGCCTGGGACGTCGCCAACAACAAGCGTCACGGCATCGTCGCCCCGGTCTCGAAGAAGATCAAGAAGGCGCAGAAGGCCCACCAGAAGAAGCAGCAGCAGAGCTCGGGCCTCGGCTCGATCGTCGCGCTGATCCTCGGTGCCGCCGCAGCCGCCGCTGTGCTCTACGCCGCATGGACCGCTCTGCGTGCGGACGACGAGCTCTGGGTCGCCGACGACCCGCTCTCCGCGCCCGACGCGTGA
- a CDS encoding aminoacyl-tRNA deacylase yields MEIRERPEARSLFEAAELLGLDPSGIVKTLVVKRADDTYLFALIPGGRSISWPKLRAVVGVNKLRLPEADLALAATGYERGTIVPIGSTTDWPVFADESIVGQRIAMGAGAHGYSLFVDADDLIAAYGATVADISVPEEPRA; encoded by the coding sequence ATCGAGATCCGCGAGCGGCCGGAGGCGCGGAGCCTCTTCGAGGCAGCCGAGCTCCTGGGGCTCGACCCGTCCGGCATCGTGAAGACCCTCGTGGTCAAGCGCGCCGACGACACCTATCTGTTCGCCCTGATCCCGGGTGGACGCTCGATCTCGTGGCCCAAGCTGCGCGCCGTCGTGGGCGTGAACAAGCTGCGGCTCCCCGAGGCCGACCTGGCACTCGCTGCCACCGGTTACGAACGGGGAACCATCGTGCCGATCGGCAGCACGACCGACTGGCCCGTCTTCGCCGACGAGTCGATCGTCGGACAGCGCATCGCCATGGGAGCGGGAGCGCACGGATACAGCCTGTTCGTCGACGCCGACGACCTCATCGCCGCCTACGGCGCCACCGTCGCCGACATCTCGGTTCCCGAGGAACCCCGGGCCTGA
- a CDS encoding NUDIX hydrolase, with protein MDLRVAAYAVVTDDDDRLLLARWIEGRRVAWTMPGGGLEAGESPEDAVRRELREETGYTVKVGELLGIHSRVIPASQRVHKADQPLHTLRIVYRATVTGGKLRYETDGSTDMAGWFTRSAVAELQRVKLVDISLRMAGIF; from the coding sequence ATGGACCTGCGTGTGGCGGCATACGCGGTCGTCACGGACGACGACGACCGCCTGCTCCTCGCGCGCTGGATCGAGGGCCGCCGCGTCGCGTGGACGATGCCCGGTGGAGGGCTCGAGGCCGGGGAGTCTCCCGAAGACGCCGTGCGCCGCGAGCTCCGCGAGGAGACCGGGTACACCGTGAAGGTCGGCGAGTTGCTCGGCATCCACTCCCGGGTCATTCCCGCGAGCCAGCGCGTGCACAAGGCCGATCAGCCGCTGCACACCCTCCGCATCGTCTATCGGGCGACCGTGACGGGCGGCAAGCTGCGTTACGAGACCGACGGGTCGACCGACATGGCGGGATGGTTCACGCGCTCGGCGGTCGCGGAGCTTCAGCGGGTCAAGCTCGTCGACATCTCGCTGCGCATGGCCGGGATCTTCTGA
- a CDS encoding DUF1801 domain-containing protein, with the protein MADDKKTDTKNFTAEEREAMQAAAQEAKAKRSRAKKTPEEQRAAGEADLREAIAKLPDENDKKLATALHELVMEVAPDLMPRTYYGMPGWGKDGKVLCFFQPASKFKVRYGTFGFEPISNLDEGTMWPTAYALLELTPANRTLLTERIRLAIS; encoded by the coding sequence ATGGCCGACGACAAGAAGACCGACACGAAGAACTTCACCGCCGAAGAACGCGAAGCCATGCAGGCCGCCGCCCAGGAGGCCAAGGCGAAGCGCTCCCGCGCGAAGAAGACGCCCGAGGAGCAGCGCGCGGCAGGGGAGGCCGACCTGCGGGAGGCGATCGCCAAGCTGCCCGACGAGAACGACAAGAAGCTCGCCACCGCGCTGCACGAACTCGTCATGGAGGTCGCGCCCGACCTCATGCCCCGCACGTATTACGGCATGCCCGGGTGGGGGAAGGACGGCAAGGTGCTGTGCTTCTTCCAGCCCGCGAGCAAGTTCAAGGTGCGTTACGGCACGTTCGGCTTCGAGCCCATCTCGAACCTCGACGAGGGCACGATGTGGCCGACCGCCTATGCTCTGCTCGAACTCACCCCGGCGAACCGCACGCTGCTCACCGAGCGCATCCGTCTCGCCATCAGCTGA
- a CDS encoding M24 family metallopeptidase, with amino-acid sequence MSTPPFSSSVYSARLERASALAAEAGLDAVIVGPGPDLQYLIGVEGDTIERLTALVIGPGVAPTVVVPRMELAKVRSTAVGTLGLAVSDWVDGENPYDLVADAVGSVARVGVSDALPALHVIPIGERLGVRLELATPVLREGRMIKDAAEIAELRRAGDAIDAVHRRVPEWLRAGRTEREVAADIARAIVAEGHETVEFVIVGSGPNGADPHHEVSDRVIEEGDIVVVDIGGAVPSGYNSDSTRTYAVGAPDPEAAERIAVLVRAQQAAVDAARPGVTASEVDAAARQVLADAGLGEAFLHRTGHGIGVSVHEEPYIAPGNDLVLREGMAFSIEPGIYFSGEWGARIEDIVVLTADGCERLNTSEHSLRSV; translated from the coding sequence GTGAGCACTCCGCCCTTCTCCTCCTCCGTATACTCCGCCCGTCTCGAGCGAGCATCCGCTCTCGCCGCCGAAGCGGGGCTCGACGCCGTCATCGTCGGCCCCGGTCCCGACCTGCAGTACCTGATCGGGGTAGAGGGAGACACGATCGAGCGGTTGACCGCTCTCGTGATCGGGCCCGGTGTCGCGCCGACCGTGGTCGTGCCCCGCATGGAACTCGCGAAGGTGCGCAGCACGGCGGTCGGCACGCTCGGCCTCGCGGTGTCGGACTGGGTCGACGGCGAGAACCCGTACGACCTGGTCGCGGACGCCGTCGGATCGGTGGCGCGGGTCGGGGTGTCCGATGCCCTGCCCGCCCTGCACGTGATCCCGATCGGCGAGCGCCTGGGCGTGCGTCTCGAGCTCGCGACGCCCGTGCTGCGGGAGGGTCGCATGATCAAGGATGCCGCCGAAATCGCCGAGCTGCGTCGGGCGGGCGACGCGATCGACGCCGTGCACCGCCGCGTGCCCGAGTGGCTGCGCGCCGGTCGCACCGAACGCGAAGTCGCCGCCGACATCGCCCGGGCCATCGTCGCCGAGGGTCACGAGACCGTCGAATTCGTGATCGTCGGGTCGGGGCCGAACGGCGCGGACCCGCATCATGAGGTGTCGGATCGCGTGATCGAAGAGGGCGACATCGTGGTCGTCGACATCGGGGGAGCGGTGCCCAGCGGCTACAACTCCGACAGCACGCGCACCTATGCGGTTGGCGCCCCCGATCCGGAGGCGGCTGAGCGCATCGCCGTACTCGTGCGCGCGCAGCAGGCGGCAGTGGACGCCGCACGGCCCGGGGTCACGGCATCCGAGGTCGACGCCGCCGCCCGGCAGGTGCTCGCGGATGCCGGGCTGGGCGAGGCCTTCCTGCACCGCACGGGTCACGGCATCGGCGTCTCCGTGCACGAGGAGCCCTACATCGCGCCCGGAAACGACCTGGTGCTGCGCGAGGGCATGGCCTTCAGCATCGAGCCCGGCATCTACTTCTCGGGGGAGTGGGGCGCCCGCATCGAGGACATCGTCGTGCTCACCGCCGACGGCTGCGAGCGCCTCAACACCTCCGAGCATTCCCTGCGCTCGGTCTGA
- a CDS encoding NUDIX hydrolase, translating into MDAEHEIVVRVTSDAPWLPPGGRAEVVRRDSPSSPMSMVRLLLRRGDEVFCVPRAETGKLDLPTGLTAANDLDGSVAIRALAAEVAGLGADLAFVGAVRNVVERPVDDYPWPTPRAHFGVWASPDAPIIDGTWVDLATLTERHWHPLAS; encoded by the coding sequence ATGGATGCCGAGCACGAGATCGTCGTCCGCGTGACGTCGGATGCCCCGTGGCTCCCGCCGGGTGGCCGGGCCGAAGTCGTGCGGCGGGACAGTCCGTCGAGCCCGATGTCGATGGTGAGGCTGCTCCTTCGCCGCGGTGACGAGGTGTTCTGCGTCCCCCGGGCGGAGACGGGAAAGCTCGACCTCCCGACGGGACTGACGGCTGCGAACGATCTCGACGGATCGGTCGCGATCCGCGCGCTCGCCGCGGAGGTGGCGGGTCTCGGTGCCGATCTCGCGTTCGTCGGTGCCGTGCGCAACGTCGTCGAGCGTCCGGTGGACGACTACCCCTGGCCGACTCCGCGCGCCCACTTCGGCGTGTGGGCGTCTCCGGATGCCCCGATCATCGACGGCACCTGGGTCGATCTCGCGACGCTGACCGAACGCCACTGGCACCCACTCGCCAGTTGA